A genomic window from Brassica oleracea var. oleracea cultivar TO1000 chromosome C8, BOL, whole genome shotgun sequence includes:
- the LOC106310050 gene encoding probable inactive receptor-like protein kinase At1g65250 has protein sequence MDCLINKSKKKKLSEANQRLRSFQENGKILLQDLIELCNGKSNPIKTFSANQIIQATDNFHESNHMFRFEFIYRGTLENRPVLIKRATWKLYTSDTLAKICRDITVSSMVSGHKNFLKLLGCCLEFEYPVLVCEYAERIPYNTPNLGMVIKMAKEIAVAVSYLHTAFPRTMIHMDIQPSNIFLDSNGTAKLSGFCLSVSIPEGETFVKVDADRVEGVLDYLEYNYVTSGVVTENTDVFSFGVLLQNLLIGKRGVVDRCKGDESLFEYEHSVLNLRVSDRVCKFVEEGRVVEILDPQMLESMGDDETGEQERRQMEAVLMLSLRCTGHKGDVPKMMEVAKELKRIERWT, from the coding sequence ATGGACTGTTTGATCAACAAGTCAAAGAAGAAGAAACTCTCAGAAGCAAATCAACGGCTAAGATCGTTTCAAGAAAACGGTAAGATCCTCTTACAAGACCTCATCGAGCTTTGCAACGGCAAATCAAATCCAATCAAGACTTTCTCTGCTAACCAAATCATCCAAGCCACCGACAACTTCCACGAGAGCAATCACATGTTTCGCTTCGAGTTTATATACAGAGGTACGCTCGAAAACCGTCCTGTACTAATCAAGAGAGCTACATGGAAATTATACACATCTGATACACTAGCAAAGATCTGTCGTGACATAACCGTCTCGTCCATGGTGAGTGGTCACAAGAACTTTCTCAAGCTGTTAGGATGCTGTCTTGAGTTTGAGTATCCGGTCTTAGTATGCGAGTATGCAGAACGTATACCTTACAATACTCCAAACTTGGGAATGGTAATCAAGATGGCCAAAGAGATTGCTGTTGCGGTTTCTTACCTTCACACAGCGTTTCCAAGGACTATGATTCATATGGATATACAGCCTTCTAATATTTTCTTGGACTCGAACGGAACAGCAAAGCTAAGTGGGTTTTGTCTCTCTGTCTCAATCCCGGAAGGAGAGACGTTTGTTAAGGTCGATGCTGATAGAGTAGAAGGAGTTTTGGATTATTTAGAGTACAATTATGTGACGAGTGGTGTAGTGACTGAGAATACTGATGTTTTTAGTTTTGGAGTGCTGTTGCAAAATCTCTTGATTGGAAAGCGTGGAGTGGTTGATCGTTGCAAGGGTGATGAGAGTTTGTTTGAATACGAGCACAGTGTGTTGAACCTGAGGGTTTCAGATAGAGTGTGTAAGTTTGTGGAGGAGGGAAGAGTCGTTGAGATATTGGATCCACAAATGTTGGAAAGTATGGGTGATGATGAAACTGGAGAACAAGAGAGGCGGCAAATGGAAGCAGTTCTGATGCTCTCACTTAGATGCACTGGTCATAAAGGTGATGTTCCAAAGATGATGGAAGTGGCAAAAGAACTGAAAAGGATTGAGAGATGGACATAG
- the LOC106309178 gene encoding non-functional pseudokinase ZED1-like gives MEFWRRKKDKERACFLKNGTVFLQQLIADCNGISNPIRMFSSDQISKATDHFDAECSILDASSCFTWYKGVIEGRSYVIKRFTEPWYEDEPYNDIVLSSRVSNHTGFLKLIGSCLEFPRPVVVLEDLDYTVLNQRGSVGCEDALLLPWNARLKIAREVATAITYLHTAFPRIIIHRNIKPANVLLDKNGTAKLTDLSHAVTLPEGKCWIEEPVVGTYGYTDPIYFSTGSAGERRACCIRWWFERHEAWSDENVS, from the exons ATGGAATTCTGGAGAAGGAAGAAGGACAAGGAGAGAGCTTGCTTCCTCAAGAATGGAACCGTGTTTCTTCAACAACTCATCGCTGACTGCAACGGCATATCAAACCCTATCCGAATGTTCTCTTCCGACCAAATCTCCAAGGCTACGGATCACTTCGATGCCGAGTGTTCTATCCTTGATGCTTCATCATGTTTCACCTGGTACAAGGGGGTCATCGAAGGCAGATCGTACGTGATCAAGAGATTCACAGAGCCATGGTATGAAGACGAGCCTTACAACGATATTGTCTTGTCTTCTCGAGTAAGTAATCACACTGGTTTCCTCAAACTCATCGGTTCTTGTCTCGAGTTTCCTCGTCCCGTGGTTGTGCTTGAAGACCTAGACTACACAGTTTTGAACCAGCGAGGTAGTGTTGGTTGCGAGGACGCGCTGTTGTTACCGTGGAATGCACGTTTAAAGATAGCTAGAGAGGTTGCGACTGCTATAACGTATCTTCACACGGCTTTCCCTAGAATCATTATACATAGAAATATTAAACCAGCGAATGTTTTGTTGGATAAGAATGGGACGGCTAAGCTCACTGATTTATCTCATGCTGTGACACTCCCTGAGGGTAAATGTTGGATTGAAGAGCCGGTGGTTGGAACGTACGGTTACACAGATCCTATTTATTTCTCGACGG GATCTGCTGGAGAGAGGAGAGCCTGTTGTATTCGGTGGTGGTTTGAACGACATGAAGCCTGGTCAGATGAGAATGTTTCTTGA